The following proteins are co-located in the Apium graveolens cultivar Ventura chromosome 5, ASM990537v1, whole genome shotgun sequence genome:
- the LOC141724793 gene encoding prefoldin subunit 5 isoform X2, with translation MATAGAKGGKMTMTTATAEMERMSIEQLKAVKEQTDLEVNLLQDSLNNIRTATSRLDLASTALHDLSLRPQGKKMLVPLTASLYVPGTLDESNNVLVDVGTGYFIECFLFHLRKLCWRGRIIVSERLTC, from the exons ATGGCGACGGCGGGGGCTAAAGGAGGGAAGATGACGATGACGACAGCAACGGCGGAGATGGAGAGAATGAGCATAGAGCAGCTGAAAGCAGTGAAGGAACAAACAGATCTTGAAGTCAATCTTTTACAAGACAGTCTTAATAATATTCGCACCGCTACTTCTCGTCTCGATCTCGCTTCCACTGCTCTCCACGATCTCTCCCTCCGTCCCCAAG GGAAGAAAATGCTGGTTCCTCTTACGGCGTCGCTTTATGTACCCGGAACGCTTGATGAATCTAATAATGTTCTTGTTGATGTTGGTACTGGTTACTTCATTGAG TGTTTCCTTTTTCACCTCAGAAAACTATGCTGGAGGGGAAGGATTATTGTGAGCGAAAGATTAACTTGCTGA
- the LOC141724793 gene encoding prefoldin subunit 5 isoform X1: protein MATAGAKGGKMTMTTATAEMERMSIEQLKAVKEQTDLEVNLLQDSLNNIRTATSRLDLASTALHDLSLRPQGKKMLVPLTASLYVPGTLDESNNVLVDVGTGYFIEKTMLEGKDYCERKINLLKSNYDQLFEVASKKKSIADEAGRILQAKVKQLAPAT, encoded by the exons ATGGCGACGGCGGGGGCTAAAGGAGGGAAGATGACGATGACGACAGCAACGGCGGAGATGGAGAGAATGAGCATAGAGCAGCTGAAAGCAGTGAAGGAACAAACAGATCTTGAAGTCAATCTTTTACAAGACAGTCTTAATAATATTCGCACCGCTACTTCTCGTCTCGATCTCGCTTCCACTGCTCTCCACGATCTCTCCCTCCGTCCCCAAG GGAAGAAAATGCTGGTTCCTCTTACGGCGTCGCTTTATGTACCCGGAACGCTTGATGAATCTAATAATGTTCTTGTTGATGTTGGTACTGGTTACTTCATTGAG AAAACTATGCTGGAGGGGAAGGATTATTGTGAGCGAAAGATTAACTTGCTGAAATCTAATTATGACCAGCTTTTTGAG GTGGCATCTAAGAAGAAAAGTATAGCAGATGAGGCAGGAAGGATTTTACAAGCAAAAGTGAAGCAATTGGCTCCTGCAACATAA